The DNA window ACCTTTTTTCCTCTGTTTGAATCAGATCAGGAAAAGGCCTATATAACAAGTAGACCTGTGTAATCTCAAGGGAAGTAAAGAAGGAGAACAGCCTTAAAACCCCCTTTTCTTTGCATGTTACAAGGCAAGAAAAGAATCCATTGTTTGCGAGGAAGTTCCTTGTAACTTCTTGTGTAGCTCTCGCTTCAAATGTTTTTGGTGCTAGTTTAAATAAACATTActtctttctttcaagaaacacaactcttttttcttttctaatttccaTCTCTCTTCCTCACCTTTGTTTCCTATAGAAATATTCAGCTTTCTGGGGATTTGTTGCGTTTTGTCAAGCTCTCAAAAACTTGCTTTTGGACTTCTGGAATTTTGTACTTCTTgagaagttattttttagaacCATTAATAAACCATAGATATCTTGAAAAGATGGGCGTTAGTGGCACTTTGGAGTTTTTATCTGACTTGGTGGGAAGTGGTGGCCATAAACACAAAAAGAAGCAGTTGCAGACTGTAGAGCTCAAGGTCAGGATGGACTGTGATGGCTGTGAACTTAAGGTCAAGAATGCCCTTTCTTCAATGAGTGGTATGTGCCTGCCTGCCTTTCCACCTCTCTCAGTTTCTTCTCCGCTGcgttcttattattattatttttttaacaatttgcTGTTGAAAAGAAACTGATATACGTACATTTTAGACTATATTAATTGCTGCCTTGTCATTTATGCAGGAGTAAAAAAGGTGGAGATAAACAGAAAACAACAAAGGGTGACTGTTTCAGGATATGTTGATTCCAATAAGGTCTTGAAGAAGGCAAAGTCAACAGGGAAAAGGGCAGAGATTTGGCCATATGTTCCTTATAGTTTAGTGGCTCAACCTTTCGCTACCCAGGCTTATGACAAGAAAGCACCTCCTGGTTATGTCAGGAAAGTAGAGAACACTGCCGCCATAGGCACTGTGACTAGATATGAGGACCCCTACACCTCCATGTTCAGCGACGACAACCCAAATGCTTGCTCTATCATGTAATGTAACCGAAATTAAGACGTCTACCAAATGTCCCATCGACCCGCTTCTCCTTCTCAGGGGTttaaacaccactgcaaaattCCCATGTAGAGTTTATCTCAATTTTCATTTGTTCTTGGGGGATTTTCATATTATGCAGTAATAAGAATGAGTAGATTAGTATCACCCTTTTTGGACCTTTTGAATGGTCCCAAACAATGTTTTGTAGTTTTGCAGTGAGTTGTTTTGATGGGCCTAGACTTTAGCATGGGATTAGGTATTTGATGGTGAAATACTGTGGGTAGTTGTGAGGCACCTCTGAGCAGTAACAGCTCACTTTATTTTACTTTCTTGCTCATGATGTTATGGTTTTTTCCATTTTGTGACTGAAATAATGTTAACAGCTGTATTCAGCATGCTGGGTGAAGATGCAGGTGATGCAAGGATGTTGCTGTTCCTATGAGGATGCATGGCGATGAATTTGAGAAAGTTACAATACACATGACATAGtaaggatgcttggatatcttaGGTGACTAAAGCTCAAGTTGAAGTAGCTATCATTTGCCTACTGAGCAATCCCATGCCTAAAGAGGTTTATATACATGCTAAATTTGTGAGTTTTAGGCATTCAGCTAGAATCATATTTAGTCTAGGCCAGGCCACCATTTGGCTGAACTAGCAAGAACGCCAACTCCAAGGTTTGGGAAAAGGACATTGGcgctaatatttaaaaacacgaGGATTTCGAATCCATTTGGTTCCGGTAAAAGGCAAGGAAAGAAATTCCCAGAAAAAGCACTTCCACTCAAACCCAAATTTGAGAAAAAGAATCCCTCTTTTCTACTTTCAACCTTTCTCTGTTTCAAAGAAGCGTAAAGACATAAATCAGTCCTATAAATAGAGATTCATGTGCAATACAGTTTCCCACACAGCTTCGAAAAATCACCCCCACCCTCACCCCCACCCTCACGCTCAATTCCATTTCAAGATAAAGCACTTCGTAACAGaaggaaaaagcaaaaagaagcAACTTCCACCCATGTCctacatatattttatgtttagtCCACTCCTCCATTATTTTGCCTTGGGATTTTGAAAGCAGACCAAGTCAAAGCACATATAAAAGCATGCATGCTGGTAAATTGATGTGGTTTTTCAGATGAGGCTAACATTATTGAACAAATTAGTATCTATAGCAGATTATGCCTGCCGAAATGCAGCAGATTATGAAGTGATGAGAGAAAAACCTAACAGGAATGAAATACTTGTAGCTAATAACAAGAAACAAGACACAAAAACTTGACAGACCAACCGTagacaattcaaaatcaaaagacaacAACCAAAGtaacttattaaatttatgttgtttgtTGCTACATAACAATCAGGATGCTCAATTCCACCCTGTGAGTAACAGAAGAATTCCCACCTCCAAGAGCAAGCGCAGTTGAGTAAGTTAGAAGAAACCACTGCTTATGTTTTGAGTAAAGGTGAAAATAAGTAATGTCAATAACTTATACTCAGAAGTTTGCACTTCATCTCTCTAACCACTCCTTTTGGTAAATTCATTGGAAAGAAAGCACATCATTACAACAGGAGTAGAGCTGAAATTTGAGCTATTCACTTGAGCTATTTACTTCCTAGTGATCTTAATGGTGATGCAGTAAGTGCTGATTTGACTTTTGAGCCATCATTGGTATATATCTTATGCAGCTTGATATGCAGAATCATTTTGTCTAAAAGTACTAATATAGTTGGTGaagtgaaaatatatataaaaatatcatgagAATTCCTGAGGAAAAGTCTGATGGATGATATTTCTCATATGTggggtattttatattttaatgacCTTCTTAGTCAGGGTGATTGCACAATTACAATCATAGTATCTATCCAACATCTGCACCTAGCAAGTGAATTCAATCTTGTTATCTTCCCCTGCAACTAAAGCATGCATTGTCTAGCAGAAAATAGTATTTCAGAAGCATAAGTGACCTCATCCCCACCAGTCTTCTAAGATTTCAAAGAGAGCTTTAGCTTCTTAATGAAAAATGGAAGCGTAAATGAGCaccattaatttcttaaaattgatCACTTTATGTGCACAAACCATTGTCCCCCACATTTGAGTACTTTGTGGCACTCAAACAGGGAATAAtcctcttttttatgtttttgctaAATCCCAAAAAGAAGGGTTTATCAAGATTGGAGAGATCATGATATGCCGAGGTGGAGCTGGGAAGAATATGCTCTACTATGCACTTTCAAAAAGTAAATTTCCATACATGAGCAGCCATGGCCAGTCTATGAGGCTCTTGATCTCATAATCGTGAGTCTGTATACAAAAAGAGCTGCTTCTGGAAGTCCAAGTAGTTACAGGATTCCAATCCCAGGATTGATCCAACAATGTGTAATGATATCATTTCCAAGATAACAAGAGGAGACTCACTTGATGAACTACACTTGACTTTCATCTATTTGTTACTCCTATTCCCAGACTAGACTCGAACAAAATTGATATCATATAGAAGAGTTGAATTGCCAGGGATATTGCAATCACCTGCGTACACAATATCACGGCTGTTAGTATCCAAGTAACATGTGCAAATATTGACTGAACGCACTAGtgctttgatttgaaaattttagcTATACAGAAACAGTCATTGTAGTTAGCATATAAAATCATGACGAGGATGCATAACGAGTAAGATCACACATCCAGTACAGGATTAATGGGCTTAATAAAGTCTAAGTGAGAAACGATATTGGCAATAATGACCAACAGTATCAGTCATtgtattgaaaataataaaaaaagaatccataCAACGACACTGCAAATTCAATACACACATGAACTCAAAGGCAAGAGGATGCAATTCCATATCGTTGAACATTTAAATTTCTCAAAGCTATTTGATGCACACTACAGGTTTTACTTCAGATAGTCAGGCCTCAGAAAAACTGtaagttgtttctttttgttcataTGGCAACATCACCTGAGAAGCATCCTGCATGTTCTGGTCCATATGCTAACAGGGGAGGAATATGAAGCTTATGTTTTCCACCTGCGAAAAATCAGCAGCTTGACAAATCTTTCAGTCAAACAAGAACGGATACACAACACAAAAACCAATAGAACTCCTGTTGTTTTCAAAATCTTACCTTCTTGCATAGAGAGCACCACTTCAACACCTAGAATTCCCTGATCTAATCTCCCAATGAccttaacaaataaataaccatGTAAAATAAAGTTGACCAGTGTAGATATATGTGAGGAAATTATACACAGCAATGACAGCATCAATTACTATGTCATATGCTGTTTATTGTTTCTGTGAAGAATGGTAGAACTGCTTCATGAAGGAAAGATCACAAATCACAAGAGTCACATACAAGTTTCAATTGGTGTTGCTGTcgatttcttataattattgatCTCCTAATGGAAGAGTCAATTTAGCTCTTCAATATCCTTAATCATTACAATTTACAACAGAAGGATTCACAGAAAATGCCAGGACAGAGAAGtatcaaatattttgttaaGCAGTGCACATGAAAACTCTAGTCTATCCTTACATGAGGACGTTGTGGAAAATGGTGTTCTGCCCACAATCGTGATTAGATTGAGAAGGAATAAAGCATCACCAATCCAATCAAAGAATAATAAGTAACAAACATAGAATGCAGATAATGTAACCTGTTAATGAAGACACAAGAGCAGTAAAAGTAATACAAAATCTCTACTGAGCACTTTGAGTTGTGACTCAAATAATACATGGTAGCAAGTAATTTAGATCCTAGTCTTAGAAGCTTCAAACATGACCGGCTGTAAATCAGGATTTCAACAGAAAATCTTCCCACTTGTATGTTTAAGAAGAAAACTGAACCAAACTAATAATTCTAGCTAATAGTTTCACACCTTTCCAACACCAATGCGCATGGTGAGAGGTCTGCCGCGTTTATAGCTTCTGTCAAAGACTATCCCATCAGCAAATCTTGCAGTGTCACGGACCTGTATCGAGGGAGAGGAGGAAAAACAAAGATTGTGACGCTTCATGGTATTTGGCATCTATCtattaaaagttgtttttccgGTGAGCTCATTGATAGCTCCTTGCTAACAGAAAAAAAGATATTCCAATTTTGTACTAAAACAAGTTGAATTTTTAAGGAACATTTCATGACCAGAATACAACTAATAGAGATCCATTACCACAAAACAAGCATTAATCATAGTGACAAGTTAGAAGTTAAGAGACTGCCGCAAAGATTCCTGGTCTCAGAAACCTTAGTCGGTCACATTTAAAAATAGCTGTTTCTgcctaacataattttttttttttgagaaattgaagaagatCATGAATCAAACAAACTTGCACTTTAGAGGATAAAGTTAATTCATTACTCCAATTAAGTCTAGTCCTTTATCCAACTTAATTCACAGTTTCTTCAATATGAAAGactcaaaattacaaaaaaaaaaaaaaaacccaattctcCAATCATCATTGCccagaaaaacataaaagaaccAATCAAGAACAGATAAAAACTTACTCAAATCTAGACAAATATTGAATAACTATCATTAATTAGTCAATTTGAAATTAAAGCTTGGTATATTTACTTCAATAAAGCAAAATTCAGGGAAACAAAAAACCAAGATAGGAAATTGGCAGAATTCCTAAATCGTTAAACTTACATTGATGAGCTCATTATATTGGGCATCCACCACACCTGACCCTACAGAACATCACAATAACCAAGGGCAGAGGGAACAGAGTTAAG is part of the Populus trichocarpa isolate Nisqually-1 chromosome 7, P.trichocarpa_v4.1, whole genome shotgun sequence genome and encodes:
- the LOC18100963 gene encoding heavy metal-associated isoprenylated plant protein 23 produces the protein MGVSGTLEFLSDLVGSGGHKHKKKQLQTVELKVRMDCDGCELKVKNALSSMSGVKKVEINRKQQRVTVSGYVDSNKVLKKAKSTGKRAEIWPYVPYSLVAQPFATQAYDKKAPPGYVRKVENTAAIGTVTRYEDPYTSMFSDDNPNACSIM